In Holophagales bacterium, one DNA window encodes the following:
- a CDS encoding ABC-F family ATP-binding cassette domain-containing protein: MARPVLLGCEGVSKGFGARPLFEGVTFTLAEGDHVGMVGPNGAGKSTLLKILAGLETPDDGAVALRKGVRVGYVPQDPVFAPGLTVEEVVAAAVAGEVRLEEHEKHQRVALALGKSGFADREQRTETLSGGWRKRLAIAREIAREPDVLLLDEPTNHLDVEAILWLEELLASEPKAFLAVSHDRYFLQNVARRSLELNRAFAGGLLEVDGSYADLLETRDAQLANQASYQETLANLVRREVEWLRRGPKARTTKAKARIQNAERLIGELAESRDRSRSGEASVGLELAGSQRKTKRLWECRGLAKSLGGRRLISGLDLFLGPGTRLGVLGPNGSGKTTLLRLLIGELAPDAGEILQADQLRVAYFEQNRESLDPNVSLQRALAPEGDSVIYRDRSLHVASWAKRFLFRPEQLVTPVGQLSGGEKARIVLARLMLRPADLLVLDEPTNDLDIPTLEVLEEALGEFPGALVLVTHDRYLIDRVSTAILALDGSGGTGLFADYAQWEAERTRPEPAKRSEPKAAPPAERPKARRLSYLEQREWEGMEAAVVAAEEAFETARRLAEDPAIATDAPLLHQRFAALAEAQHEVERLFARWAELEGKTR; this comes from the coding sequence ATGGCCCGTCCTGTCCTGCTCGGTTGCGAAGGCGTCTCGAAGGGGTTCGGCGCGCGCCCGCTGTTCGAAGGGGTGACCTTCACCCTGGCGGAGGGTGACCATGTCGGCATGGTCGGCCCGAACGGCGCCGGCAAGTCGACGCTGCTGAAGATCCTCGCCGGGCTCGAGACGCCGGACGACGGCGCGGTGGCGCTGCGCAAGGGCGTGCGCGTCGGCTACGTGCCGCAGGACCCGGTCTTCGCCCCCGGGCTGACGGTCGAGGAGGTGGTCGCCGCCGCGGTGGCCGGCGAGGTCCGCCTCGAGGAGCACGAGAAGCACCAGCGGGTGGCGCTCGCGCTCGGCAAGTCGGGCTTCGCCGATCGTGAGCAGCGCACGGAGACGCTCTCCGGCGGCTGGCGCAAGCGCCTGGCGATCGCCCGCGAGATCGCCCGGGAGCCCGACGTCCTGCTGCTCGACGAGCCGACGAACCACCTCGACGTCGAGGCGATCCTCTGGCTCGAGGAGCTGCTGGCGAGCGAGCCGAAGGCGTTCCTCGCGGTGAGCCACGACCGCTACTTCCTGCAGAACGTGGCGCGCCGCTCGCTCGAGCTCAACCGCGCCTTCGCCGGCGGCCTGCTCGAAGTCGACGGCTCGTACGCCGACCTGCTCGAAACGCGCGACGCCCAGCTCGCCAATCAGGCCTCCTACCAGGAGACGCTGGCCAACCTGGTGCGCCGCGAAGTCGAGTGGCTGCGACGCGGCCCGAAGGCGCGCACCACCAAGGCCAAGGCGCGCATCCAGAACGCCGAGCGGCTGATCGGCGAGCTCGCCGAGAGCCGCGACCGCTCGCGCTCCGGCGAGGCCAGCGTCGGCCTCGAGCTCGCCGGCTCGCAGCGCAAGACCAAGCGACTCTGGGAGTGCCGAGGGCTCGCCAAGTCGCTCGGCGGACGGCGCCTGATCTCCGGCCTCGATCTCTTCCTCGGCCCGGGCACGCGGCTCGGCGTGCTCGGCCCGAACGGCTCGGGCAAGACGACGCTCCTGCGCCTGCTCATCGGCGAGCTCGCCCCGGACGCCGGCGAGATCCTCCAGGCCGACCAGTTGCGCGTCGCCTACTTCGAGCAGAACCGCGAGAGCCTCGACCCGAACGTCTCGCTGCAGCGTGCCCTCGCTCCGGAGGGCGACAGCGTCATCTACCGCGACCGCTCGCTGCACGTCGCCTCGTGGGCGAAGCGCTTCCTCTTCCGGCCGGAGCAGCTCGTCACGCCGGTCGGTCAGCTCTCCGGCGGCGAGAAGGCGCGCATCGTCCTCGCTCGTCTGATGCTGCGCCCCGCCGATCTGCTGGTGCTCGACGAGCCGACGAACGACCTCGACATCCCGACGCTCGAGGTGCTCGAGGAGGCGCTCGGCGAGTTCCCCGGAGCGCTGGTGCTGGTGACCCACGATCGCTACCTGATCGATCGCGTCTCGACCGCCATCCTCGCCCTCGACGGCAGCGGCGGCACCGGCCTCTTCGCCGACTACGCGCAGTGGGAGGCCGAGCGCACGCGCCCCGAACCGGCGAAGCGCAGCGAGCCGAAGGCCGCCCCGCCCGCCGAGCGGCCGAAGGCGAGGCGGCTCTCCTATCTCGAGCAACGCGAGTGGGAGGGGATGGAAGCGGCCGTGGTCGCCGCCGAGGAGGCCTTCGAGACGGCGCGCCGCCTCGCCGAGGACCCCGCCATCGCCACCGACGCCCCCCTCCTCCACCAGCGCTTCGCCGCCCTCGCCGAGGCCCAGCACGAGGTCGAACGCCTCTTCGCGCGCTGGGCGGAGCTCGAAGGCAAGACTCGGTAG
- a CDS encoding ATP-binding protein, translating to MNIIQDVNDLALPRLAAVSLGERLATMPAVVLTGARQTGKSTLAQDRALAPRRYSTFDDLEVSRTARRDPDALVGGDAPVTLDEVQREPEILRAVKRAIDRRRRSGQFLLTGSANLLLMSQVSESLAGRAAYLTLWPMTRREQHGLGSAGLWDRLLSSREEEWLDLLAAEPDLPEDWKTLALRGGFPTPALHLRTARERTIWFDGYVRTYLERDLRSLSTLSGLPDFRRLMQASCLRLGQLLNQTELGRDVALPQPTAHRYLNLLETSYMLIRLPAYAVNRTKRLVKSPKLYWSDTGLALHLAGEETPRGAHLENLVLHDLCVWRDARLEAAELFTWRTTLGEEVDLVVEAGGRLLPIEVKSSGRPSLGDARHLRTFRREYGERSRAGLLLHTGRRLEWIAPDVLAAPWWKVL from the coding sequence ATGAATATCATTCAAGACGTGAATGATCTCGCACTTCCCCGGCTGGCGGCCGTGAGCCTGGGAGAGCGGTTGGCGACGATGCCGGCGGTGGTGCTCACGGGAGCGCGGCAGACCGGCAAGAGCACCCTCGCCCAGGACCGCGCGCTCGCGCCGCGACGCTACTCGACCTTCGATGATCTCGAGGTCTCCCGCACCGCACGGCGCGACCCCGACGCTTTGGTCGGCGGCGACGCCCCGGTCACGCTCGACGAGGTCCAGCGCGAACCGGAGATCCTGCGGGCGGTCAAGCGCGCCATCGACCGGCGTCGCCGCTCCGGGCAGTTCCTGCTCACCGGCTCCGCCAACCTACTGCTGATGAGCCAGGTTTCCGAGTCGCTCGCCGGCCGGGCCGCCTACCTGACGCTTTGGCCGATGACCCGACGCGAGCAGCACGGTCTCGGAAGCGCCGGGCTATGGGACCGATTGCTGTCCTCTCGCGAGGAGGAGTGGCTCGACCTCCTCGCTGCCGAACCCGATCTGCCCGAGGACTGGAAGACCCTCGCGCTGCGCGGCGGCTTCCCGACGCCGGCGCTCCACCTGCGCACTGCGCGCGAGCGCACGATCTGGTTCGACGGCTACGTCCGGACCTATCTCGAGCGCGACCTGCGCAGCCTCTCGACGCTCTCAGGCCTGCCGGACTTTCGTCGCCTGATGCAGGCCTCCTGTCTGCGGCTCGGCCAGCTTCTGAACCAGACCGAGCTCGGCCGCGACGTGGCCCTGCCCCAACCGACCGCACACCGCTATCTGAACCTCCTCGAGACCTCGTACATGCTGATTCGGCTCCCCGCCTACGCGGTGAACCGAACCAAGCGGCTCGTCAAATCCCCCAAGCTCTACTGGAGCGACACCGGGCTCGCCCTCCACCTCGCCGGCGAGGAGACGCCGCGCGGGGCCCACCTCGAGAACCTCGTCCTGCACGACCTCTGCGTCTGGCGCGACGCTCGCCTCGAGGCCGCCGAGCTCTTCACCTGGCGCACCACGCTCGGCGAGGAGGTCGACCTCGTGGTGGAAGCGGGCGGCCGTCTGCTGCCGATCGAGGTCAAGAGCTCCGGGCGACCCAGCCTGGGAGACGCAAGGCACCTGCGCACCTTCCGCCGCGAATACGGCGAACGCTCTCGCGCCGGGCTGCTCCTTCACACCGGCCGCCGCCTGGAGTGGATCGCCCCCGACGTTCTCGCCGCGCCCTGGTGGAAGGTCCTGTAG
- a CDS encoding PD40 domain-containing protein, protein MRSRSFRFRLGLSACVCIALALGLPSGAPAQGSLFRDDFESASLCGWVAHPTLCTPALVFVSRQIPDEGTVYWSVPRAQPGVGAHSRFRVAAPGRLRIRRPDGTLATLVDGSNPTAPYFLVDVNAPDVSWDGHEIVFAGLPQGSYDLGPVNDPGAWRIYAIRSDGTNLRPITRSDEDDLDLSQFGAAAGGFGAYDDTDPAWLPDGRIVFSSTRWRARGHYSGVRASNLHVVDADGSNLHRITSERNGADRPLIEPATGQIFFSRWWRNHRFATNDLSTVADPNGGWQIKDGLTTDRSNHVGGPDALFRNAWQAATIRPDGTGLAMWTGRFRDEASNHVYGGAFAPDGSFVANFSRCST, encoded by the coding sequence ATGCGCAGCCGATCCTTCCGATTCCGGCTCGGGCTTTCCGCATGCGTGTGCATCGCCCTGGCGCTCGGCCTCCCCTCGGGTGCCCCGGCCCAGGGGTCGCTCTTCCGCGACGACTTCGAGAGCGCCTCGCTCTGCGGCTGGGTCGCCCATCCGACGCTCTGCACGCCGGCGCTCGTCTTCGTCTCGCGGCAAATCCCCGACGAGGGCACCGTCTACTGGTCGGTTCCTCGGGCCCAGCCGGGGGTCGGCGCCCACAGCCGCTTTCGCGTCGCCGCGCCCGGCCGCCTGCGGATTCGACGCCCGGACGGCACGCTCGCCACCCTGGTCGACGGCAGCAACCCGACCGCCCCGTACTTCCTCGTCGACGTCAACGCCCCCGACGTCTCGTGGGACGGTCACGAGATCGTCTTCGCCGGACTTCCCCAGGGCAGCTACGACCTCGGCCCGGTCAACGACCCCGGAGCCTGGCGGATCTACGCCATCCGCAGCGACGGGACGAATCTGCGACCGATCACCCGCTCCGACGAGGACGACCTCGACCTCTCGCAGTTCGGCGCGGCGGCCGGCGGCTTCGGTGCCTACGACGACACCGATCCGGCCTGGTTGCCGGACGGCAGGATCGTCTTCTCGTCGACGCGCTGGCGAGCCCGGGGCCACTACTCCGGGGTGCGCGCGAGCAACCTCCACGTCGTCGACGCCGACGGCTCGAACCTCCACCGCATCACCTCCGAGCGCAACGGCGCCGATCGACCGTTGATCGAGCCGGCGACGGGGCAGATCTTCTTTTCGCGCTGGTGGCGCAACCACCGCTTCGCCACGAACGACCTCTCGACGGTCGCCGACCCGAACGGCGGCTGGCAGATCAAGGACGGTCTCACCACCGACCGCAGCAATCACGTCGGCGGCCCCGACGCGCTCTTCCGCAACGCCTGGCAGGCGGCGACGATCCGCCCCGACGGCACCGGCCTCGCGATGTGGACCGGACGCTTCCGCGACGAGGCGAGCAATCACGTCTACGGCGGCGCGTTCGCTCCCGACGGCTCGTTCGTCGCCAATTTTTCCCGATGTTCAACATGA
- a CDS encoding SPASM domain-containing protein: MSPISSIVSGASSVSTPRTTATPSRPSPALERVGVGGRLSLLVKPVGDACNLACSYCFYRGAGPAGGEVPPRMPESVLAALLAQALRPGGAATVELAWQGGEPLLMGAPFFRRVFELQRRLCPRGVTLVHTIQTNGQLLDEELCELFAAHRCLVGLSIDGPADLHDAYRTTLRGHGSHAAVVRAARRLVRAGVDTNALIAVHARNQDHPEAVYGHVVDELGIRHLQIVPVAGRPDVDDAFAVDPERFGAFLTGLLRAWEARDVGRVFIQPIEAVAALLGGEDGGLCTAARTCGLNPVVERNGDVFACDHFVDRPHRLGNLLETPLLELVLGARQREFGLAKRHGLPSDCRACSLLALCGGGCPKDRPPRTGEAIDRPSILCAGYRRFLTEAIPTLTRLAAGPLPAGADVHLSAIELRSPR, encoded by the coding sequence ATGTCTCCGATCTCGTCGATCGTCTCTGGCGCCTCGAGCGTATCGACCCCCCGCACGACCGCGACTCCTTCGCGACCCTCCCCGGCGCTCGAACGTGTGGGTGTCGGAGGGCGCCTCTCTCTCCTCGTCAAGCCCGTCGGAGACGCCTGCAACCTCGCTTGCAGCTACTGCTTCTACCGGGGCGCCGGTCCCGCGGGGGGCGAGGTGCCGCCGCGCATGCCGGAGTCGGTCCTCGCCGCGCTCCTTGCCCAGGCGCTCCGGCCCGGCGGCGCGGCGACGGTCGAGCTCGCCTGGCAGGGGGGCGAGCCGCTGCTGATGGGCGCACCCTTCTTCCGCCGCGTCTTCGAGCTGCAACGCCGGCTCTGCCCGCGCGGCGTCACGCTGGTCCACACGATCCAGACGAACGGGCAGTTGCTCGACGAAGAGCTCTGCGAGCTCTTCGCGGCGCACCGCTGTCTGGTCGGCTTGAGCATCGACGGGCCGGCCGATCTCCACGATGCGTACCGCACGACGCTGCGGGGTCACGGGAGCCATGCGGCCGTGGTGCGAGCCGCTCGACGGCTGGTGCGCGCCGGTGTCGACACCAACGCGTTGATCGCGGTGCACGCACGGAACCAGGACCATCCGGAGGCCGTCTATGGCCACGTGGTCGACGAGCTCGGGATCCGGCATCTGCAGATCGTGCCGGTGGCAGGTCGCCCGGACGTCGATGACGCGTTCGCGGTCGACCCGGAACGCTTCGGCGCTTTCCTGACGGGCCTGCTGCGCGCCTGGGAGGCCCGCGACGTGGGACGCGTCTTCATCCAGCCGATCGAGGCGGTGGCGGCGCTCCTGGGAGGAGAGGACGGCGGTCTCTGCACGGCGGCGCGCACCTGCGGCCTCAACCCCGTCGTCGAGCGCAACGGCGACGTTTTCGCCTGCGACCACTTCGTCGACCGGCCTCACCGCCTCGGCAATCTGCTCGAGACGCCGCTTCTCGAGCTGGTGCTCGGGGCGCGGCAGCGCGAGTTCGGGCTAGCCAAACGCCACGGGTTGCCGTCGGACTGCCGCGCCTGCTCCCTGCTCGCGCTCTGCGGCGGCGGATGCCCGAAGGACCGTCCGCCGCGCACCGGCGAGGCGATCGACCGGCCGAGCATCCTCTGTGCCGGCTATCGACGCTTCCTCACCGAGGCGATCCCGACGCTGACCCGCCTCGCGGCCGGGCCGCTCCCGGCCGGCGCCGACGTTCACCTCTCCGCGATCGAGCTCCGGAGCCCACGATGA
- a CDS encoding sulfatase-like hydrolase/transferase: MSDTPDRQPALMLTRSEFVRLGAAAAAARFVVGSGSTGVARADHGGPGAPPAALPQHPDLLILVTDQTREFMHWPDNWVETYLPNELRLVAKGLTFRRCFANAAMCSPSRATLFTGLYPTQHGVQRTLTYGGSRSGEEVPLSASLPNLAKMLAATGYHVVLKGKWHLSKHADGNPPDATDVAAFGFQEWVPTTAGEGLELSDFGGGCADNDSDTITQAIQFLETQKVPGRTTPFCLVVSLANPHDVLSYPRTWDSVDPDTGCDNYAQTAQFNLGISVPPSYDSDDLSLKPTAQAQSLDLYAAGLGVLTTPQRRHDYVNFLGYLHHLVDGQIGQLLDALGSLSANTVILRTSDHGEMGLAHGGLRQKMFNCYEETMRIRMVVSNPQLFPDPVSTDALAALVDLLPTVAAIAHVAPANVPFHSGVDLTPLFTDPAATIQNVVIFTFDDDQAGTANGQTTVTQPNHIRAIRVDDDFGQWKYGRYFDPAGVAADQIEMYHLVDSAGAPVDPDELDNLGNPASPNYVAYQTHRDRLAALLAAVEVDPLGVIHRDGFEGGATTAWNGGVRP, encoded by the coding sequence ATGAGTGACACCCCCGATCGCCAGCCAGCTCTCATGCTGACCCGCAGCGAATTCGTGCGGCTCGGTGCCGCCGCGGCAGCTGCCCGATTCGTCGTCGGCAGCGGGTCGACCGGCGTGGCGAGGGCCGACCACGGCGGCCCGGGCGCGCCACCCGCCGCCCTGCCGCAGCATCCCGACCTGCTGATCCTCGTCACCGACCAGACGCGCGAGTTCATGCACTGGCCCGACAACTGGGTGGAGACCTACCTGCCGAACGAGCTGCGCCTGGTGGCCAAGGGGCTGACCTTCCGCCGCTGCTTCGCCAATGCGGCGATGTGCTCGCCGAGCCGCGCGACGCTCTTCACCGGGCTCTATCCGACCCAGCACGGCGTCCAGCGCACGCTCACTTACGGCGGGTCGCGCTCGGGCGAGGAGGTACCGCTCTCGGCCTCGCTCCCGAACCTGGCCAAGATGCTCGCCGCCACCGGCTACCACGTCGTGCTCAAGGGCAAGTGGCACCTGAGCAAGCACGCCGACGGCAATCCGCCCGACGCCACCGACGTCGCCGCCTTCGGTTTCCAGGAGTGGGTGCCGACGACCGCCGGCGAGGGGCTCGAGCTCTCCGACTTCGGCGGCGGCTGCGCCGACAACGACAGCGACACGATCACCCAGGCGATCCAGTTCCTCGAGACCCAGAAGGTCCCCGGCCGCACGACGCCGTTCTGCCTCGTCGTCTCGCTCGCCAACCCGCACGACGTGCTGAGCTATCCGCGCACCTGGGACAGCGTCGACCCCGACACCGGCTGCGACAACTATGCGCAGACCGCGCAGTTCAACCTCGGCATCAGCGTGCCGCCGAGCTACGACAGCGACGATCTCTCGCTGAAGCCGACGGCGCAGGCGCAGTCGCTCGACCTCTACGCCGCCGGGCTCGGCGTCCTCACGACGCCGCAACGGCGCCACGACTACGTCAATTTCCTCGGCTACCTGCACCACCTGGTCGACGGCCAGATCGGTCAGCTGCTCGACGCTCTCGGGTCGCTGAGCGCGAACACGGTGATCCTCCGCACGTCGGATCACGGGGAGATGGGGCTCGCCCACGGCGGGCTGCGGCAGAAGATGTTCAACTGCTACGAGGAGACGATGCGGATCCGCATGGTGGTCTCCAATCCGCAGCTCTTCCCCGACCCCGTGTCGACCGATGCCCTCGCCGCCCTCGTCGACCTGCTGCCGACCGTGGCCGCGATCGCCCACGTCGCCCCGGCGAACGTGCCGTTCCACTCCGGCGTCGACCTGACCCCGCTCTTCACCGATCCGGCGGCGACCATCCAGAACGTGGTGATCTTCACCTTCGACGACGACCAGGCGGGGACCGCCAACGGCCAGACGACGGTCACCCAGCCGAACCACATCCGCGCCATCCGCGTCGACGACGACTTCGGGCAGTGGAAGTACGGGCGCTACTTCGACCCCGCGGGCGTGGCCGCCGACCAGATCGAGATGTACCACCTCGTCGACTCGGCGGGAGCGCCCGTCGACCCGGACGAGCTCGACAATCTGGGCAACCCCGCGAGCCCCAACTACGTCGCCTACCAGACCCACCGCGACCGTCTCGCCGCGCTTCTCGCTGCCGTCGAAGTCGACCCGCTCGGGGTGATCCACCGCGACGGCTTCGAGGGGGGAGCGACCACCGCCTGGAACGGCGGGGTGAGGCCGTGA
- a CDS encoding stress response translation initiation inhibitor YciH has protein sequence MPTPSGRLVYATDKGRTCPKCGWPEKDCRCSSRFDEAVPAKIVARLRVEKAGRGGKTVTVVDSLPRNDAFLKQTLGELKRACGAGGTAGEGALEIQGDHRDALRLLLQKKGWTVKG, from the coding sequence ATGCCGACCCCCTCCGGCCGCCTCGTCTACGCCACCGACAAGGGACGCACCTGCCCGAAGTGCGGCTGGCCGGAGAAGGACTGCCGCTGCTCGTCCCGATTCGACGAGGCGGTGCCGGCCAAGATCGTCGCGCGACTGCGGGTGGAGAAGGCCGGCCGCGGCGGCAAGACGGTGACCGTCGTCGACTCCCTGCCGCGCAACGACGCATTCCTCAAGCAGACGCTCGGCGAGCTCAAGCGCGCTTGCGGCGCCGGCGGCACGGCGGGCGAGGGCGCGCTCGAGATCCAGGGCGACCATCGCGACGCGCTCCGCCTCCTGCTGCAGAAGAAGGGCTGGACGGTGAAGGGATGA
- a CDS encoding GGDEF domain-containing protein, translated as MIRRLLRWLERQPLLVTWFATGVAIAALGLLDFVTGFEVSFSLFYLAPVALAAWRLGRRGGFVAATASTVASMLANALSGERSAEWVTAWNALSRAGIYIVLAELLAELRTQLEGERTLARTDELTGLANRRAFFAAAEAELVRVRRGGRTVSLLFVDLDDFKGVNDRLGHASGDEVLCAVASALRRATRGNDLTGRLGGDEFAALLPDADAEAAQAVTVRLRARLREALASGPALVTVSVGSVTSHSATESIEELLAAADGSLYEAKGAGGDCDAARSLV; from the coding sequence ATGATCCGGCGGCTCCTGCGTTGGCTCGAGCGTCAGCCGTTGCTCGTCACCTGGTTTGCGACCGGAGTCGCCATCGCTGCGCTCGGCCTGCTCGATTTCGTCACCGGCTTCGAGGTCTCGTTCTCCCTCTTCTATCTCGCCCCGGTGGCGCTCGCCGCCTGGCGGCTCGGGCGGCGCGGCGGGTTCGTCGCGGCCACCGCCTCGACCGTCGCGTCGATGCTGGCCAACGCCCTGTCGGGCGAGCGGTCGGCCGAGTGGGTCACCGCCTGGAACGCGCTGTCGCGGGCCGGCATCTACATCGTCCTCGCCGAGCTGCTCGCCGAGCTGCGCACGCAGCTCGAAGGCGAGCGCACCCTGGCGCGAACCGACGAGCTGACCGGCCTGGCGAACCGGCGGGCGTTCTTCGCCGCCGCCGAGGCCGAGCTCGTCCGCGTGCGGCGCGGGGGGCGGACGGTCTCGTTGCTGTTCGTCGATCTCGACGACTTCAAGGGGGTCAACGACCGGCTGGGCCACGCGTCCGGAGACGAGGTCCTCTGCGCGGTGGCCAGCGCCCTGCGGCGCGCGACGCGGGGCAACGACCTGACGGGACGCCTGGGCGGCGACGAGTTTGCCGCGCTGCTTCCCGACGCCGACGCCGAGGCGGCGCAGGCGGTCACCGTCCGCCTGCGGGCACGCCTGCGCGAGGCGCTCGCCAGCGGTCCGGCCCTGGTGACGGTGAGTGTCGGCTCGGTGACCAGTCACTCCGCCACGGAATCGATCGAGGAGCTGCTCGCCGCGGCGGACGGTTCGCTCTACGAGGCGAAGGGCGCGGGCGGCGACTGCGACGCCGCCCGTTCTCTCGTCTGA
- a CDS encoding SPFH domain-containing protein yields the protein MGLLDNIRQQIGSQFIEIIQWLDETNDTLVYRFPVYNQEIKMGAQLTVRENQVALFVNEGKAADLFGPGRYELSTQNIPILTTLRGWKYGFQSPFKAEVYFFNTRLFTDLKWGTANPVMMRDAEFGMIRLRAFGTWAMKIGDPKVFFETIVGTQGLTTTDEITGQLRSIVLSKLSDAIAEAKIAALDLAAKYDELSAVGKQVIGAEFATFGLDLARFFVENISLPEEVEAAIDQRTKLGVLGDKMAQYTQMQAAEAIKVAAANPGGLAGAGVGLGAGVGMGQMMGQAMQSGLAAPPAAAPAPPPLPGAAPPPPVAASVPRWSLAIDGKTYGPYTDEALRAMVAAGQVLPATLAWHPGAAGWAPLASFSGFGEPSAPPPPPPPPQR from the coding sequence ATGGGCCTGCTCGACAACATCCGCCAGCAGATCGGCTCGCAGTTCATCGAGATCATCCAGTGGCTCGACGAGACCAACGACACGCTGGTCTACCGCTTCCCGGTGTACAACCAGGAGATCAAGATGGGAGCGCAGCTGACGGTTCGCGAGAACCAGGTCGCGCTCTTCGTCAACGAAGGGAAGGCCGCCGACCTCTTCGGCCCGGGCCGCTACGAGCTCTCGACCCAGAACATCCCGATCCTCACCACGCTGCGCGGCTGGAAGTACGGCTTCCAGTCGCCCTTCAAGGCCGAGGTCTACTTCTTCAACACGCGGCTCTTTACCGACCTGAAGTGGGGCACGGCGAACCCGGTGATGATGCGTGACGCCGAGTTCGGGATGATCCGCCTGCGCGCCTTCGGCACCTGGGCGATGAAGATCGGCGACCCGAAGGTCTTCTTCGAGACGATCGTCGGCACCCAGGGGCTGACCACGACCGACGAGATCACCGGCCAGCTGCGCTCGATCGTGCTCTCGAAGCTCTCGGACGCGATCGCCGAGGCGAAGATCGCGGCGCTCGACCTGGCGGCCAAGTACGACGAGCTCTCCGCCGTCGGCAAGCAGGTGATCGGCGCGGAGTTCGCCACCTTCGGCCTCGACCTGGCGCGCTTCTTCGTCGAGAACATCTCGCTGCCCGAGGAGGTCGAGGCGGCGATCGACCAGCGCACCAAGCTCGGTGTGCTGGGCGACAAGATGGCGCAGTACACGCAGATGCAGGCGGCCGAGGCGATCAAGGTGGCCGCGGCGAACCCCGGCGGTCTCGCCGGGGCCGGGGTGGGCCTCGGTGCCGGTGTCGGCATGGGACAGATGATGGGACAGGCGATGCAGTCCGGCCTGGCCGCGCCTCCGGCCGCGGCCCCGGCTCCACCGCCGTTGCCGGGCGCCGCCCCGCCGCCGCCGGTGGCGGCGAGCGTGCCGCGCTGGTCGCTCGCCATCGACGGCAAGACCTACGGGCCGTACACGGACGAAGCGCTGCGTGCCATGGTCGCCGCAGGGCAGGTGCTGCCGGCGACGCTCGCCTGGCACCCGGGTGCGGCGGGCTGGGCGCCGCTGGCGAGCTTCTCGGGCTTCGGCGAGCCGTCGGCGCCGCCGCCACCCCCTCCGCCTCCGCAGCGCTGA
- a CDS encoding zinc ribbon domain-containing protein has protein sequence MSDPGAISAAIRKFPCTACGADVVWKPGAAALVCPYCGTRQEVEPAGEPVRERSLAEGLARPRDTGWGIERKSVRCTRCGATETLDPAVAATSCAFCGTPTVVEAPANPDLVRPEGLLPFAIDFHAAVARFRDWIGRLWFRPGDLKEKSSVATLRGVYVPFWTFDADTRSHWSADAGFNDQVQVQVTRGGRSVTETQTRTRWEHRSGTLDKRFDDLPVPASRGLDPTATRGIEPFPTDRLVPYDPRYLSGFLAEEYGVDLPEAERAARERMTEEIRAACGAAVPGDTYRNLQVETSWSELAYKGALLPIWIAAYQYGGKTYRFLVNGVTGQVDGDAPWSWAKIAAAVAAAVLLILLLSRLG, from the coding sequence ATGAGCGACCCGGGCGCGATCTCCGCAGCGATCCGCAAGTTTCCCTGCACTGCCTGCGGCGCCGACGTGGTCTGGAAGCCGGGGGCGGCCGCCCTCGTCTGCCCTTACTGCGGGACGCGGCAGGAGGTGGAGCCGGCCGGCGAGCCGGTGCGCGAACGCTCGCTCGCCGAGGGCCTGGCACGGCCGCGCGACACCGGATGGGGAATCGAGCGCAAGTCGGTGCGCTGCACTCGCTGCGGCGCCACCGAGACGCTCGACCCGGCGGTGGCCGCGACCTCGTGCGCCTTCTGCGGCACGCCGACGGTCGTCGAGGCGCCGGCGAACCCGGACCTGGTGCGACCCGAAGGGCTGCTGCCGTTCGCCATCGACTTCCACGCCGCGGTGGCGCGCTTCCGCGACTGGATCGGCCGGCTCTGGTTCCGGCCCGGCGACCTCAAGGAGAAGTCGTCGGTGGCGACGCTGCGCGGCGTCTACGTGCCGTTCTGGACGTTCGACGCCGACACCCGTTCGCATTGGAGCGCCGACGCGGGCTTCAACGACCAGGTCCAGGTCCAGGTGACGCGCGGCGGCCGTTCGGTGACCGAGACGCAGACGCGCACGCGCTGGGAGCACCGCTCCGGCACGCTCGACAAGCGCTTCGACGATCTCCCGGTGCCGGCCTCGCGCGGTCTCGACCCGACGGCGACGCGTGGCATCGAGCCGTTTCCGACCGATCGGCTGGTCCCCTACGACCCGCGCTACCTTTCGGGCTTCCTCGCCGAGGAGTACGGTGTCGACCTGCCCGAGGCCGAGCGCGCCGCGCGCGAGCGGATGACCGAGGAGATCCGCGCCGCCTGCGGCGCCGCCGTGCCCGGAGACACCTATCGCAACCTCCAGGTCGAGACCTCCTGGTCGGAGCTCGCCTACAAGGGGGCCTTGTTGCCGATCTGGATCGCGGCCTACCAGTACGGCGGGAAGACCTACCGCTTCCTGGTCAACGGCGTGACCGGCCAGGTCGACGGCGACGCGCCCTGGTCGTGGGCGAAGATCGCGGCAGCCGTCGCTGCCGCGGTGCTGCTGATCCTGCTGCTTTCGCGGCTCGGGTGA